The Paramormyrops kingsleyae isolate MSU_618 chromosome 11, PKINGS_0.4, whole genome shotgun sequence genome includes a window with the following:
- the cd81a gene encoding CD81 molecule a, which produces MGVEGCTKCIKYLLFIFNFIFWLAGGVILGVGLWLRHDEQTRNLLSLEFDGAQAPSTFYISTYILIAVGAVMMFVGFLGCYGAIQESQCLLGTFFACLVILFACEVAAGIWGFMNREQVSKELIKFYDSAYDKASLSITADNDPSLAVVHVFHETLDCCGKGGLWNLLTDTLVTKLCPKKEVLLPTKTNCHERITGLFSEKLYLVGIAALVVAVIMIFAMIFSMVLCCGIRNSQVY; this is translated from the exons CTGGCCGGTGGTGTCATTCTGGGTGTGGGACTCTGGCTTCGGCATGACGAACAGACCAGAAACCTCCTTTCGCTGGAGTTCGACGGTGCCCAGGCTCCCAGCACCTTCTACATCA GCACTTACATCTTGATCGCTGTTGGTGCTGTGATGATGTTTGTTGGGTTTTTGGGCTGCTATGGTGCCATTCAGGAGTCACAGTGCCTTCTGGGAACa TTCTTCGCTTGTCTGGTCATTCTGTTTGCCTGTGAGGTCGCTGCTGGAATCTGGGGCTTCATGAACCGTGAACAA GTCTCCAAGGAGCTGATTAAGTTCTATGATTCTGCCTATGACAAGGCTTCTTTGAGTATTACAGCAGATAATGACCCATCCCTTGCAGTGGTCCATGTCTTCCATGAGACG CTGGATTGCTGTGGAAAGGGGGGATTATGGAATTTATTGACTGATACATTGGTTACTAAACTGTGCCCCAAGAAGGAAGTACTCTTGCCCACCAAGACG aactGCCACGAGAGGATAACAGGGCTCTTCTCTGAAAAGCTGTACCTGGTCGGCATCGCTGCTCTGGTGGTTGCTGTTATCATG ATATTTGCGATGATCTTCAGTATGGTTCTCTGCTGTGGGATCCGCAACAGCCAAGTCTACTAA